One window from the genome of Streptomyces sp. NBC_00287 encodes:
- a CDS encoding PQQ-dependent sugar dehydrogenase → MRNRRIVTLVGAAALAGAVGLLPLSPAQAAKSDSAPPAPSDFQKVTLNDRPGEPMALAVLPDRRVLHTARTGEVRIHDPKSGVNFLAADLKKSPAGLYQHDEEGVQGIAVDPGFAKNRWVYLYYSPRLDTPMDDPATAGVNEGDAPQFGTAADFAKYEGVTRLSRFKLVGNKLDFGTEQKILDVPADRGICCHVGGKIDFDHKGNLFLSTGDDSNPFASDGYAPLDDRPDRNPVYDARRTSGNTNDLRGKVLRIKVKRGGGYAIPDGNLFAPGTAKTRPEIYAMGLRNPFRFGVDDKTGEVYVGDYSPDARNANANRGPGGQGRWMVIDRPANYGWPFCVTQDMPYQDYDFATQKSSGAFNCAKPVNDSRHNTGLSELPPVEDAEMVYGYGASEEFPELGTGGIGPMGGPAYRYDKWNTAENRWPAYFDGKPLFYEWTRDQMKAITLGKQNEIQKIEDAIPSITTDGPIDAEFGPDGALYVLEYGTGYFAELPEAQLSRIDFTRGNRTPEPKAAADVTNGTSPLTVQFSSAGTKDADGDALSYAWDFDADGTVDSREANPKHTFTKNGVFDATLKVTDRTGRSASVSVPVVVGNKAPVVSLTTDPAPHGGTPFHWGDTVTWQVTVTDDQPVDCSKVTVSFILGHDSHGHPLSSSNGCSGSFETFVDGGHAGADDLKAVFNATYRDTPPDGLPSLSGSAEVALTPAD, encoded by the coding sequence GTGCGCAACAGACGGATCGTCACCCTGGTGGGGGCGGCTGCGTTGGCCGGAGCCGTCGGCCTCCTGCCTCTCTCTCCAGCACAAGCCGCCAAATCGGATTCCGCACCGCCGGCCCCGTCGGATTTCCAGAAGGTCACCCTCAACGACCGCCCGGGCGAGCCCATGGCCCTCGCCGTCCTGCCCGACCGGCGCGTACTGCACACGGCACGCACCGGGGAGGTCCGGATCCACGACCCCAAGAGCGGCGTGAACTTCCTCGCCGCCGACCTGAAGAAGAGCCCTGCCGGGCTCTATCAGCACGATGAAGAAGGCGTGCAGGGTATCGCCGTCGACCCCGGCTTCGCCAAGAACCGCTGGGTCTACCTCTATTACTCGCCCCGCCTCGACACCCCCATGGACGACCCGGCCACCGCGGGCGTCAACGAAGGGGACGCACCGCAGTTCGGCACGGCCGCGGACTTCGCCAAGTACGAGGGCGTCACGCGCCTTTCGCGGTTCAAGCTCGTGGGCAACAAGCTCGACTTCGGCACCGAACAGAAGATCCTCGATGTCCCGGCCGACCGGGGCATCTGCTGCCACGTCGGCGGCAAGATCGACTTCGATCACAAGGGCAACCTGTTCCTGTCGACCGGCGACGACTCCAACCCGTTCGCCTCGGACGGCTACGCCCCGCTCGACGACCGCCCCGACCGCAACCCGGTCTACGACGCGCGACGCACCTCGGGCAACACCAACGACCTGCGCGGCAAGGTCCTGCGCATCAAGGTCAAGCGCGGCGGCGGCTATGCGATACCCGACGGCAACCTCTTCGCGCCGGGCACCGCGAAGACCCGCCCCGAGATCTACGCCATGGGTCTGCGCAACCCGTTCCGCTTCGGGGTGGACGACAAGACCGGCGAGGTCTATGTCGGCGACTACTCGCCCGACGCCCGCAACGCCAACGCCAACCGAGGCCCCGGCGGCCAGGGCCGCTGGATGGTCATCGACCGCCCCGCCAACTACGGCTGGCCGTTCTGCGTGACCCAGGACATGCCGTACCAGGACTACGACTTCGCCACCCAGAAGTCGAGCGGCGCGTTCAACTGTGCGAAGCCGGTCAACGACTCGCGTCACAACACCGGCCTGAGCGAGCTGCCGCCGGTCGAGGACGCGGAGATGGTCTACGGCTATGGGGCCTCCGAGGAGTTCCCCGAGCTCGGCACGGGCGGCATCGGCCCGATGGGCGGCCCGGCGTACCGCTACGACAAGTGGAACACGGCCGAGAACCGCTGGCCCGCGTACTTCGACGGCAAGCCGCTCTTCTACGAGTGGACCCGCGACCAGATGAAGGCCATCACCCTCGGCAAGCAGAACGAGATCCAGAAGATCGAGGACGCGATCCCCTCGATCACGACGGACGGCCCGATCGACGCCGAGTTCGGCCCGGACGGCGCGCTGTATGTCCTTGAGTACGGCACCGGGTACTTTGCGGAGCTGCCCGAGGCCCAGCTCTCCCGCATCGACTTCACCCGGGGCAACCGCACGCCGGAGCCCAAGGCCGCCGCGGACGTGACCAACGGCACCAGCCCGCTGACGGTCCAGTTCTCCAGCGCCGGTACGAAGGACGCCGACGGTGACGCCCTCAGCTACGCCTGGGACTTCGATGCCGACGGCACCGTGGACTCCAGGGAGGCGAACCCGAAGCACACCTTCACCAAGAACGGCGTCTTCGACGCCACGTTGAAGGTCACCGACCGCACCGGGCGCTCGGCCTCCGTGTCTGTCCCCGTGGTGGTCGGCAACAAGGCGCCGGTCGTCTCGCTCACCACCGACCCGGCTCCGCACGGCGGTACGCCCTTCCACTGGGGTGACACGGTCACCTGGCAGGTCACCGTCACCGACGACCAGCCGGTGGACTGCTCCAAGGTCACCGTCTCATTCATCCTCGGCCACGACTCGCACGGCCATCCGCTCTCGTCGAGCAACGGCTGCTCCGGATCGTTCGAGACATTCGTGGACGGCGGTCACGCCGGCGCGGACGACCTGAAGGCGGTCTTCAACGCCACCTACAGGGACACGCCCCCGGACGGCCTGCCGTCGCTCTCGGGCAGCGCCGAGGTCGCACTGACACCGGCCGACTGA
- a CDS encoding TetR/AcrR family transcriptional regulator gives MNTRSSRRVGRPRAQERPASGLEPREEVLAAAAQLFTTHGYTATTTRAVAEQAGLRQASLYHYFDGKVAILAALLEGTVRPSLEVAHELVSRTQTSPEARLWALCHSDAALLCGGPHNLGALYLLPEVQTERFAVFHRVRVELKAAYGELLAATEPGAALDAEDLALRTDLLFGLTESVILIRRADPGHDPQALAAATADAALRVAGVPQRSLARLRREGQQLLAAGA, from the coding sequence GTGAACACCCGCAGCAGCAGAAGAGTCGGCCGTCCGCGCGCACAGGAGCGCCCCGCCAGCGGGCTGGAGCCGCGCGAAGAGGTCCTGGCCGCTGCGGCCCAGCTGTTCACGACCCATGGCTACACCGCGACCACGACCCGCGCAGTCGCCGAGCAGGCCGGTCTGCGTCAGGCGTCCCTGTACCACTACTTCGACGGCAAGGTGGCGATCCTCGCCGCCCTGCTGGAGGGGACCGTCCGCCCCTCGCTGGAGGTGGCGCACGAGCTGGTGTCCCGTACGCAGACGTCCCCGGAGGCACGACTGTGGGCGCTGTGCCACTCCGACGCGGCACTGCTGTGCGGCGGCCCGCACAACCTCGGGGCGCTCTACCTCCTGCCCGAGGTGCAGACCGAGCGCTTCGCCGTCTTCCACCGGGTCCGGGTCGAACTCAAGGCAGCCTACGGCGAGTTGCTGGCCGCCACCGAGCCGGGGGCGGCGCTCGACGCGGAGGACCTGGCGCTGCGCACGGACCTTCTCTTCGGCCTCACCGAGAGCGTGATCCTCATCCGGCGCGCAGACCCCGGCCACGATCCGCAGGCCCTGGCGGCCGCAACGGCCGACGCGGCGCTACGGGTCGCGGGCGTGCCGCAGCGCTCCCTGGCGCGGCTGCGCCGCGAGGGGCAGCAGCTCCTCGCGGCGGGTGCCTGA
- a CDS encoding urea amidolyase associated protein UAAP2 — MTTTVAGRVVSDDTVPARAAWSAIVRKGRLLTITDLHGNQAADFLVYDAHDTSVRYSAPDTIHAQGNIFLTTGSVLLSNEHTPLMTVVEDTCGRHDTVGGACSKESNTLRYGHHTWSQHACVENFLAEGSKHGLGKRDLVSNVNWFMNVPVEKDGTLGIVDGISAPGLKVVLRAETDVLALLSNCPQINNPCNGFDPTAVRMTITEPDESDEG; from the coding sequence ATGACCACCACCGTTGCAGGCCGCGTCGTCTCCGACGACACCGTCCCCGCCCGCGCCGCCTGGTCCGCCATCGTCCGCAAGGGCCGACTGCTGACCATCACCGACCTGCACGGCAACCAGGCCGCGGACTTCCTCGTCTACGACGCGCACGACACCTCCGTGCGCTACAGCGCTCCCGACACCATCCACGCCCAGGGCAACATCTTCCTGACCACGGGCTCGGTGCTGCTGTCCAACGAGCACACGCCCCTGATGACCGTCGTCGAGGACACCTGCGGGCGGCACGACACCGTCGGCGGGGCCTGCTCCAAGGAGTCCAATACTCTCCGCTACGGCCACCACACCTGGTCGCAGCACGCCTGCGTGGAGAACTTCCTCGCCGAGGGCAGCAAGCACGGCCTCGGCAAGCGCGACCTGGTCTCCAACGTCAACTGGTTCATGAACGTGCCGGTCGAGAAGGACGGCACCCTCGGCATCGTCGACGGCATCTCGGCCCCGGGCCTGAAGGTCGTCCTGCGTGCCGAGACCGATGTCCTCGCGCTGCTGTCCAACTGCCCGCAGATCAACAACCCCTGCAACGGCTTCGACCCCACCGCCGTGCGGATGACGATCACCGAGCCGGACGAGAGCGACGAGGGCTGA
- a CDS encoding nucleotide pyrophosphatase/phosphodiesterase family protein: MSIRPTALLVLDVVGLTPRLLDHMPRLKALAASGSQASLSTVLPAVTCAAQSTFLTGALPAEHGIVGNGWYFRELGDVLLWRQHNGLVAGDKLWDAARRAHPGYTVANICWWYAMGADTDITVTPRPIYYADGRKEPDCYTRPAALHDELTEKFGTFPLFHFWGPGADIVSSRWIAEATRHIMRTRRPDLALCYLPHLDYDLQRYGPDDPRSHRAAAELDAVIGPLLDDARAEGRTVVALSEYGITRVSRPVDINRALRRAGLLEVHTQDGMEYLDPMASRAFAVADHQVAHVYVRRPEDLEATRAALEDLPGIDAILDDEGKKANGLDHPRSGELVAVAAPDAWFTYYYWLDDDRAPDFARLVEIHRKPGYDPVELFMDPEDPYVRLKAAKAVARKKLGMRYRMAFVPLDPSPVRGSHGRLPTSDEEGPLVLVSTPRAVSGRVAATDVKSLLLRLAGLS, translated from the coding sequence ATGAGCATTCGCCCCACGGCGCTGCTGGTCCTCGACGTGGTCGGCCTCACCCCCCGTCTCCTCGACCACATGCCCCGCCTGAAGGCGCTCGCGGCCTCGGGCTCGCAGGCGAGCCTGTCCACCGTGCTGCCCGCCGTCACCTGCGCCGCCCAGTCCACCTTCCTCACCGGCGCGCTCCCGGCCGAGCACGGCATCGTCGGCAACGGCTGGTACTTCCGCGAACTCGGCGACGTACTCCTGTGGCGCCAGCACAACGGCCTGGTCGCCGGCGACAAACTCTGGGACGCCGCCCGCCGCGCCCACCCCGGCTACACCGTCGCCAATATCTGCTGGTGGTACGCCATGGGCGCCGACACCGACATCACCGTCACCCCCCGTCCGATCTACTACGCCGACGGCCGCAAGGAACCCGACTGCTACACGCGGCCGGCGGCCCTGCACGATGAACTGACGGAGAAGTTCGGCACGTTCCCGCTCTTCCACTTCTGGGGGCCGGGCGCGGACATCGTCTCCAGCCGCTGGATCGCCGAGGCGACCCGCCACATCATGCGCACCCGCCGGCCCGACCTGGCCCTGTGCTATCTCCCACACCTCGACTACGACCTGCAGCGCTACGGCCCCGACGATCCCCGCTCCCACCGAGCTGCCGCCGAACTCGACGCCGTCATCGGCCCGCTGCTCGACGACGCCCGCGCGGAAGGCCGTACCGTCGTCGCCCTGTCCGAGTACGGCATCACCCGCGTCAGCCGCCCCGTCGACATCAACCGCGCCCTGCGCCGGGCCGGACTCCTCGAAGTCCACACCCAGGACGGCATGGAGTACCTGGACCCGATGGCGTCCCGTGCCTTCGCCGTCGCCGACCACCAGGTCGCGCATGTCTACGTGCGTCGGCCCGAGGACCTGGAAGCCACCCGCGCGGCGCTGGAGGACCTTCCGGGCATCGACGCGATCCTCGACGACGAGGGCAAGAAGGCCAACGGGCTCGATCACCCGCGCTCCGGGGAGCTGGTCGCGGTCGCCGCACCGGACGCCTGGTTCACGTACTACTACTGGCTCGACGACGACCGCGCCCCCGACTTCGCGCGACTGGTCGAGATCCACCGCAAACCCGGCTACGACCCGGTCGAACTGTTCATGGATCCCGAAGATCCTTACGTGCGGCTCAAGGCGGCCAAGGCGGTGGCCCGCAAGAAGCTCGGCATGCGCTACCGCATGGCGTTCGTGCCCCTTGACCCCTCTCCTGTTCGCGGCAGCCACGGCCGCCTCCCCACGAGCGACGAAGAAGGTCCGCTCGTCCTGGTTTCCACCCCCCGCGCAGTGTCCGGCCGCGTAGCGGCCACCGATGTGAAGTCCCTGCTGCTGCGGCTCGCCGGCCTCTCCTGA
- the eboE gene encoding metabolite traffic protein EboE, producing MRFRHPDGSTVHLAYCTNVHPAETLDGVLAQLRDHCEPVRRCLGRDRLGIGLWLAKDAARALITDPVALRELRTELDRRGLEVVTLNGFPYEGFGAQEVKYRVYRPDWADAERLAHTTDLARLLTALLPDDVTEGTISTLPLAWRTDFDERAAATAGAALTTLAERLDALEELTGKSIRIALEPEPGCTVETTADAIGPLTALPGDRIGVCVDTCHLATSFEDPATALAALDAAGIGIPKAQLSAALHAEHPHLPEVREALAAFDEPRFLHQTRTRTAAGLRGTDDLGEALGGQALPDAAPWRAHFHVPLHAPPTPPLTSTLHVLKEALNLLVGGGEPRTRHLEVETYTWQALPPELRPRTRTQLVDGLAAELTLARDLLTDLGLKELP from the coding sequence ATGCGCTTCCGGCACCCCGACGGGTCCACCGTCCACCTCGCCTACTGCACCAACGTCCACCCCGCGGAAACCCTCGACGGTGTCCTCGCCCAACTGCGCGACCACTGCGAGCCGGTCCGCAGATGCCTGGGACGCGACCGCCTCGGCATCGGCCTGTGGCTCGCCAAGGACGCCGCACGCGCGCTGATCACCGACCCGGTGGCACTGCGGGAACTGCGGACCGAGCTGGACCGGCGCGGCCTCGAAGTCGTCACGCTGAACGGCTTCCCCTACGAGGGGTTCGGCGCCCAGGAGGTCAAGTACCGCGTTTACCGGCCCGACTGGGCCGACGCCGAACGCCTCGCGCACACCACCGACCTGGCCCGGCTCCTGACGGCGCTCCTTCCGGACGACGTCACCGAGGGAACGATCTCTACCCTTCCGCTCGCCTGGCGCACCGACTTCGACGAGCGCGCCGCCGCCACCGCAGGCGCCGCGCTGACCACCCTGGCGGAGCGGCTGGACGCGCTGGAGGAGCTGACCGGCAAGTCGATCCGCATCGCCCTCGAACCGGAGCCCGGCTGCACGGTGGAGACGACCGCGGACGCGATCGGACCGCTCACCGCGCTGCCGGGCGACCGTATCGGCGTGTGCGTGGACACGTGCCACCTGGCCACCTCCTTCGAGGACCCGGCAACGGCGCTGGCCGCGCTCGACGCGGCCGGTATCGGCATCCCCAAGGCGCAGCTGTCGGCAGCACTGCACGCCGAGCACCCTCACCTCCCCGAAGTCCGCGAGGCGCTCGCCGCCTTCGACGAACCGCGCTTCCTGCATCAGACCCGCACCCGAACCGCCGCCGGCCTACGCGGCACCGACGACCTCGGCGAGGCCCTCGGCGGCCAGGCGCTCCCCGACGCGGCGCCCTGGCGCGCCCACTTCCACGTCCCCCTGCACGCCCCGCCCACCCCACCGCTCACCTCCACCCTGCACGTGCTGAAGGAGGCCCTGAACCTGCTGGTGGGAGGCGGGGAGCCGCGCACCCGTCATCTCGAGGTCGAGACCTACACCTGGCAGGCGCTCCCGCCCGAGCTGCGCCCCCGCACGAGGACCCAGCTCGTCGACGGCCTCGCCGCCGAACTGACCCTCGCCCGCGACCTGTTGACGGACCTCGGCCTGAAGGAGCTGCCATGA
- a CDS encoding sugar phosphate isomerase/epimerase family protein, translating to MTAFNDEAVTGDALRRTLGISRRRFLSTCTAATAVAIAAPVVGAAPALAQDGAEAAVEDRGRSALVPPHKRGIILYTVRDAIGRDPLASNLPSGFREVFQQLSRFGYRQVEFAGYGQHANAAGGANLGTVEGAKLMRSWLDEYGLRAQGSHGFIPPSWPLTQADLDTFKRFLEIANILGMDHMGTGGDPTGTPYRADWDVAAEKWNTMGAIARSEGVKLYTHNHDSAYDFLLDGGPLDAQGRPTRSSGIRKLEYFLEVTDRKSVYLELDVFWAHVAQYKFHTFTAHDGSQQEQVFDPAALVVRNTNRFPLFHAKDGVVNPQSGLGYDMVPFGTGDIDYRKFFTRVGAKNYHNPMVEQDNAPSASTPGQSLEFARVGYDNLAALRACH from the coding sequence GTGACCGCGTTCAACGACGAAGCCGTCACCGGCGACGCCCTGCGCCGCACGCTCGGCATCAGCCGCCGCCGTTTCCTCAGCACCTGCACGGCCGCCACGGCCGTGGCGATCGCCGCACCGGTGGTCGGCGCCGCACCCGCGCTGGCGCAGGACGGCGCGGAAGCCGCCGTCGAGGACCGGGGCAGATCCGCTCTGGTCCCGCCGCACAAGCGCGGCATCATCCTCTACACCGTCCGCGATGCGATCGGCCGCGACCCGCTGGCCTCGAACCTGCCCTCCGGCTTCCGCGAGGTGTTCCAGCAGCTGTCGCGCTTCGGCTACCGCCAGGTGGAGTTCGCCGGCTACGGCCAGCACGCCAACGCGGCCGGCGGCGCGAACCTGGGCACCGTCGAGGGCGCGAAGCTGATGCGCTCCTGGCTCGACGAGTACGGCCTGCGGGCGCAGGGCAGCCACGGCTTCATCCCGCCGTCCTGGCCGCTGACCCAGGCCGACCTGGACACCTTCAAGCGGTTCCTGGAGATTGCCAACATCCTCGGCATGGACCACATGGGCACCGGTGGCGACCCCACCGGCACCCCTTACCGGGCCGACTGGGACGTCGCCGCGGAGAAGTGGAACACCATGGGCGCCATCGCCCGGAGCGAGGGCGTGAAGCTCTACACCCACAACCACGACAGCGCCTACGACTTCCTGCTCGACGGCGGTCCGCTCGACGCCCAGGGCCGGCCGACCCGCAGCTCCGGCATCCGGAAGCTGGAGTACTTCCTGGAGGTGACGGACCGCAAGAGCGTCTATCTGGAGCTGGACGTCTTCTGGGCGCACGTGGCCCAGTACAAGTTCCACACGTTCACCGCTCACGACGGCTCGCAGCAGGAGCAGGTCTTCGATCCGGCCGCTCTCGTGGTCCGCAACACCAACCGCTTCCCCCTCTTCCACGCGAAGGACGGCGTGGTCAACCCCCAAAGCGGCCTGGGTTACGACATGGTGCCGTTCGGCACGGGTGACATCGACTACCGGAAGTTCTTCACCCGGGTGGGCGCGAAGAACTACCACAACCCGATGGTCGAGCAGGACAACGCGCCGAGCGCGAGCACCCCCGGTCAGTCGCTGGAGTTCGCCCGGGTCGGCTACGACAACCTCGCGGCTCTGCGCGCCTGCCACTGA
- a CDS encoding amino acid permease: MTVTTDPTPPAPPSPGDAGDGSLAEFGYRQELRRRMGRYASFAAGFSFISVLTTVFQFFALGYSFGGPLFFWTWPAVLVGQLLVAACFAELAARLPIAGAIYQWASRLGSPAFGWYAGWIMVVGRVVVVAAAALALQVVLPAIWSGFQIVGGDPSPTTTSGAANAALLGLVLLALTTLLNVLDNRALSAVNTVGVTAEIVGVALIVTLLATHAERDPGITLHTGGEGGLIAALLVGSFTAAYVLIGFESASEMSEETVNPRRTAPRTTLSALTTSGLCGGLLLLGGLLAAPSLTDGRLATEGLSYVLTSTLGDGLGKVLLADVALAVCAATLAIQTSATRMLYSMARDGVLPQSARLAKVPRRTGMPGTAAVVVGVCAGLLLLLNLGSPQAFLAIGTTCIAMVYLAYAMVTGPMLIRRLKGQWPPADGGDRDELGKPLFSLGRWGLPVNALAVGYGLFMTVNLSWPRGEVYDPEGGHWYFQWFTVLFVGTTVATGAAYRWYRSRKDAASTPKGPDSQVPAGPVLDEGVRN, from the coding sequence ATGACCGTGACCACCGATCCCACACCGCCGGCACCTCCCTCACCCGGCGACGCGGGTGACGGCTCGCTCGCCGAGTTCGGCTACCGCCAGGAGCTGCGGCGCCGGATGGGCCGCTACGCGTCCTTCGCCGCCGGATTCTCGTTCATCTCTGTGCTGACCACGGTCTTCCAGTTCTTCGCCCTCGGCTACTCCTTCGGCGGGCCCCTGTTCTTCTGGACCTGGCCCGCCGTTCTCGTCGGCCAGCTGCTCGTCGCCGCCTGCTTCGCTGAACTCGCGGCCCGGCTGCCCATCGCGGGGGCGATCTACCAGTGGGCGAGCCGGCTCGGCAGTCCGGCTTTCGGCTGGTACGCGGGCTGGATCATGGTGGTCGGCCGGGTCGTGGTCGTGGCCGCCGCCGCACTCGCGCTGCAGGTCGTCCTGCCCGCCATCTGGTCCGGCTTCCAGATCGTCGGCGGCGACCCGTCACCGACCACGACCAGCGGCGCCGCCAACGCCGCCCTGTTGGGACTGGTCCTGCTCGCGCTCACCACGCTGCTCAACGTCCTCGACAACCGGGCGCTGTCGGCCGTCAACACCGTCGGCGTCACCGCCGAGATCGTCGGCGTAGCCCTGATCGTCACGCTCCTTGCCACCCACGCGGAACGCGATCCCGGCATCACCCTGCACACCGGTGGCGAGGGCGGCCTGATCGCGGCACTGCTGGTGGGTTCGTTCACCGCCGCGTACGTCCTCATCGGCTTCGAGAGCGCGAGCGAGATGAGCGAGGAGACCGTCAACCCACGGCGCACCGCACCCCGCACGACACTCAGCGCGCTGACGACCTCCGGCCTGTGCGGCGGACTGCTGCTGCTCGGCGGACTGCTCGCCGCACCCAGCCTGACCGACGGGCGGCTGGCGACAGAGGGTCTGAGCTATGTGCTGACCAGCACTCTCGGCGACGGCCTCGGCAAGGTCCTGCTCGCCGACGTGGCCCTGGCCGTCTGCGCGGCGACCCTGGCGATCCAGACCTCGGCCACCCGCATGCTCTACTCCATGGCGCGTGACGGTGTCCTCCCGCAGTCGGCACGGCTGGCGAAGGTGCCGCGGCGGACCGGGATGCCTGGTACGGCCGCGGTGGTGGTCGGCGTCTGCGCCGGGCTGTTGCTTCTGCTCAACCTCGGCTCGCCGCAGGCGTTCCTGGCCATCGGCACCACGTGCATCGCGATGGTGTACCTGGCGTACGCGATGGTCACCGGCCCGATGCTGATCCGGCGGCTGAAGGGCCAGTGGCCGCCGGCGGACGGCGGCGATCGCGACGAGCTCGGCAAACCGCTGTTCTCTCTCGGCCGTTGGGGACTGCCCGTCAACGCGCTCGCGGTCGGCTACGGACTGTTCATGACGGTCAATCTCTCCTGGCCGCGTGGAGAGGTGTACGACCCGGAGGGCGGCCACTGGTACTTCCAGTGGTTCACCGTTCTGTTCGTCGGTACCACGGTCGCCACGGGTGCGGCGTATCGCTGGTACCGCAGCCGCAAGGACGCGGCGTCCACGCCGAAGGGCCCGGACAGCCAGGTCCCGGCCGGGCCCGTCCTGGACGAGGGCGTACGTAACTGA
- a CDS encoding urea amidolyase associated protein UAAP1: MAAASVTASAHSARDHARAQEGTKVDTMPVLPARNWPAPPEGIAAEDIVWAETVAGGNYTHQVLARGTELRLTDLTGDACAHLLLFSADRPWERLNAADTVKVLWSAYLGKGHLLLSDQGRILASVIEDTSGRHDSLTGTSTLARNTERYGDGTPQSASPAGRELFKLAALKNGLAPRDLPPSLSFFQGVRIAEDGSTEFTGSAGPRKAVTLRAEQDVTVLIANVPHPLDPRPEYTCTHLEVLAYRAAPTAPGDALWDATPEGRRVFLNTAGHLTARGIA; encoded by the coding sequence GTGGCAGCAGCGTCAGTGACAGCGTCGGCGCACAGCGCCCGCGACCATGCCCGCGCCCAGGAGGGCACGAAGGTCGACACCATGCCCGTACTCCCCGCCCGCAACTGGCCGGCGCCTCCCGAGGGCATCGCCGCCGAGGACATCGTGTGGGCCGAGACCGTGGCAGGCGGCAACTACACCCACCAGGTCCTGGCCCGTGGCACCGAGCTGCGGCTGACCGACCTCACCGGCGACGCGTGCGCGCACCTCCTGCTGTTCAGCGCCGACCGCCCCTGGGAGCGGCTGAACGCTGCCGACACCGTCAAGGTGCTCTGGAGCGCCTACCTCGGCAAGGGGCACCTGCTCCTGTCCGACCAGGGCCGGATCCTCGCCTCCGTCATCGAGGACACCTCCGGCCGGCACGACTCCCTCACCGGCACCTCCACCCTCGCGCGCAACACCGAGCGCTACGGGGACGGAACCCCTCAGTCCGCCTCTCCGGCCGGGCGCGAGCTGTTCAAGCTCGCCGCCCTCAAGAACGGCCTCGCCCCGCGCGACCTCCCGCCGTCCCTCTCCTTCTTCCAGGGCGTGCGGATCGCCGAGGACGGCTCCACCGAGTTCACCGGCTCCGCGGGCCCCCGCAAGGCCGTCACACTGCGCGCCGAGCAGGACGTCACCGTCCTCATCGCCAACGTCCCGCACCCGCTGGACCCGCGCCCCGAGTACACCTGCACACACCTTGAGGTCCTCGCGTACCGGGCTGCGCCGACAGCCCCCGGTGACGCGCTGTGGGACGCCACACCCGAGGGCCGCCGCGTCTTCCTGAACACTGCCGGCCACCTCACCGCCCGGGGGATCGCATGA